The genomic window GCGGGTTTTGTTTATCTCCTCAATCATGGAGGCAATGGTGGTTGATTTTCCGCAGCCGGTCGGACCGGTAACCAGAATCAAACCATCCAAATATTTTGGCATTTCCGCCAAAACCGGTTCAAAGCGCAAGTCCTTGGGGCTAGGAATGTCTGATGGAATCACCCTGGCAGACAAACCGATATTGTCCACCTGTTGATGCAAATTAACGCGGAAACGGACTTTATCTACTTCATAGCTGAAATCCAGCTCTTTGGTCTTCTCATACTTGTCCTGTTGTTCTTTGCTTAAAATATCTTTTATAGCCGTCAGCAAATCCTTGTTATTTAACTGCTTGTCATCTATTTCTTTTAACTCACCCTCTATTCTGATCATTGGCAACTCACCGCCGATTAAATGCAAATCAGAAGCGTCTTTTTTGATCGCTTCTTTGAAATAACTCTGTAAATTTAGCATATATTTACTAAAATTTGATTAAAAACTTGTCTAAATATTATATACCTAAAAAAAGCGAAAAGCAACCGCCTTTGCTTGAAAAAATAAGCAGGATGATATATAATCGTTTCATTAGCGGGCTGTAGCGAAGTTGGTATCGCGCATCGTTCGGGACGATGAGGCCGCGGGTTCAAGTCCCGCCAGCCCGACGGGAAGGAGGCAAAGCAATGCGTATTCCTTGTCCACGACCGCCCAGGTCGATTCAAGATGAGGTTAAGGTTCATGAAGCAATCAGGGACGCCAAGGCCAATTCCAGGCTGATCTTCGTCGTTGAAGTCAATCCGAAAACGCACGAAGTGTCGGCTAACGCGTACTGGCCGGCTGCCCTGCCCGGATGGGAAAAGGAATATTCCCTTCTCGGGGAGCTCAAGAAGATGGCCGTTTCGGTCTGGCGCAAGGTCAGCAGGAAGCAAAACAATGCGCAAGCATAGCGGAGGGGTGTTCGCGAACTCACCAAAAAAGTTCGCTTTTTTGTTTAAAAAATGAGCAGTTTATAGAGATGCTCCGCTCTTTTCTGGTTACTTCTTCGTGGGCTTCTGGCCCACACGCATGTCCTTCACATCCGCCTCCACTCCGACCTCCAGGGTATTCGGCTTGACCGAGAAGATCTCCTCCTGTTTGATCTTCACCCCAGGCACAGTGACGGCGACAGCCGGTTCTTCCAGCATCGCCTCCTTGTTTGGGTCTTCAACGATTCTGACAAAGCGCTTGAGGCCCATCTTCTTGAGCGCCTTGATCACCGCCTTCTTGTCGCGCAGGTGCACCGAAGGCGGATTGAGACGCCATCCGAAACTGCCGGTTGGCACCTGGATGGTCTTGGTCTTGCCGCCCTCGGTCAGCGTCTCGCGGTTCGCGTCGGCGAAGATGAAGAGACCCCGTACCAGGCCGGCAATGGTCCGGTTGTGAGACGAGGCGAAGGCCATCGCCTTCTTCTGCAAGACCGCTACCCCGTCATTTAAGACATTCTCGATCGAGTTGATCTCCCTCTGCTCCGCGGCGATGCGAGTCAGTATGTTAGCCGCCTCAACCAGGTTTTCCGGAATATATACTTCATAGTCCGGCTTAGCAGGCATCTTCACCTGATGAGGTGCTTTATCCACGATCTTTTTCTTGGCCATGATTGCCCTCCATGGGCATAATCTAGCTTATCCGCGAAATTTTAGCAAGCTGCCGACCAACAAACAAAAAAGCCCTTATGGGGCCATTTTATTTTAAAAATCAGACCAATATCTAAGTTAAACCGAGAGCAGGTTTAACTTGTTTCATATCTTCCTCTAAAACTTCAACTCTGCCTTCAATAATTCGCATATCGTGCGTAGCAATAGTGAGCTCCTGGTCTTTCTTTTCAGTTATTTGAACTAATTTATCAAGAGTAATTGAAATTTTGTTCAAATCTGTTTTCGTCGCCATATCAGCCTCAATCCGATCCAAACGCTCATCGTGTTCTAAAAATTTTATTGCTAAAAAATCAAATCTTTTATCAACCTGGTCAAATCTTTTATCAACCTGGTCAAATCTTTTATCGTGAGCTTCTAGTTTTTTATCAATTTGGTCAAACCTTTTGTCAATTTGGTCAAACTTCTTATCGTGGGCACTGAATTTTTGTGTGATGTTTTCCATAGTTTTTATATTATACTGTGATAATAAAATTGGTGTCAATGCTCACTGATAACTCCTCAAAAACTCCACACTCATTTTTTGTTCTTTTAAAGCCAGGCCGATTGAACTCTCAATTCTGATAATATATTTTTCCAAGGGCTCCAAATTTTCTAAAATATCCAAACTTAGCAAAGCAGTACGGGATTTGTTTGTGTAGGACAAAGCCAACTCCCCGGCTCGCGGCAAGGTTTTAAACCAAAAAGTTTTTTCCAATTCGGGCATATCTTTTTCCAAATCAATCTCGCCCCGCGCCAAACCAAAATCCTCTAAAAGCATAGCCACCACCGTGCTGATGTGACCCCTCTCCAAGTCCTCTTTCCAATCATGCAAGTCGTCGTTCATCTGCATGGGGATTAAATAATTTTTAAAATAAGAAATTAAATTTCTTGTTTCAGCCGAGTCCAACGGATAACCAAGCAAATACATTATCACCACACAGCCCAAAATGTGAGCCGAAGGCGGTTCGTATTTACAGGTGTAGTCGCCGAAATCCGACATAGCCGCCGGCAAAAATACTTTCGCGCCCTCGCGCTTCAAACGGCAATGCCTAGTTTCCCAAGTGTTAGCGCCGTCAAGTTTGTCCATCAGCTCTCGGAAAAATTTTGTCATGCCCGATTCGGGCGGAAGGATGCCATTAAACAAATAGGTAAACTCACGCGCATATAAATTCGCGGCCGGCAAAATTTCCGGCATAGCTTCTTCGTCTTCATCCCAAAAATTATCGTAAATGATAAAAGCGGTCCAAAAAAATGTGTTGGCGAGACCTAAAACCGCGATCAAGCCATCTGAAAAAATCTGGCCTTTCTCTCCCAATGCCTGCCGGAAATAATACGGCATCAATGACATTTGTTTGTCATAATTACCAGCAACTGTCCTCTGGATTTCCCGCAAAGCGATTGTTTTCAAATCCGAGTTCAAAAATGAAAAGCGCTCTTCAGCTGTGTTAATAATTTTAACCAGCATTTTTTGCTCCTCAATTTCAGCATTTTTTAAATCCGAATCCGCATTAAGGACTGTATTTTTTATTTTACTAAGCGCCTCCACACAAAACGCCGAAGCCAAAGCCGGACCGGGCGGCGCGGTTTCCAAAAATTTTATTTCTTCCGCAAGTTGACTCAAAGGACAACCCAAATTTATGGCTGCTATAACCGCCAAAGCCGTATTGCACAAATCATTTTTTAAAAAACTTTTATTTTCCAAAATATATGCCAACAACTTTTGCCGACTGTCGCCTTTATAAAATTTGGAAATAAAATAAATAACAAAATACGGAGACGAATAAAGCGAAGATTTAAAATTGCCGGTCGCAATCGCCACTTCAATTAAATTATTTAAAGACGCCAACTCCACACCCTGTAGAGATAAAAAATAGGCAATGTTCACATTTACACCCAAATCAATATTATTTTGCACACCGCTTTCCGGCACAAAAGTGTAATACGGCCCGCCTTCTTCGGATTCCAAAGAAGTAAGATGTTTTAAAATTTTGGCCAGAGCCGCACCGTCTATCAATTCCGGATCATATTCCGTTAAAGCCGACAAAACACAAAAATTTATGCCGGCAATATTTCCAAACAGCCAATTTTCATCTTTCCGCATTAACAAATTCTTGACTGCCCTATATCTGATCATACTGGCGTCTTCATCATCAATTTTATTCAAACAAAAAATAATTAACGCCAAATTCAAAAAATTATCGCCCGTTGGCTGAAATTTTTTGAGTACACCAAAATGTTTATACATATTCCCTCCTTTTGTTTATTACCCTCCCTTTTGAGTAAATTTAATTATAAATGTTGTATGCCACCGGCCGCTTCCAATATTACTTTCTACATTAATTGTGCCACCCAAATCTTCTTCCACCATTCTTTTTGTTAGGGATAATCCGATACCGGTGCCGATACTGGGATCTTTAGTGGTAAAAAATGGTTCAAAAATTTTATTTAATAATTCCTGTGGGATTCCACAACCCCAATCCTCCACCGCCAAGGTTACCATTCCGGACTCAATTAACAAAGAAACATGGACCTTTGGTACAAAAATATTATCCGAGCCAATGTTTGTATAAGCATCAACGGCGTTTGCAATCAAATTAGTAACTATCTGATTAAATTTTACCGCGCTGCCAAATGTTTGTATCTCCGCCGGGGCTGTAAATTCAATGCCCACATTAAGTTTTCTACCTCGATAAGACAAAATTTGAATCACCTGCTTTATTTCTTCATTTAAAGAAAAAAGCATATCACTACCCTGACCGCTTATCTGCCGGCGTATCGCCTCAATAAAATTTTTCATGCGGCCATTGGCTGATATTGCCCGTTCTAAATAGGATTTGGTCTGATCTAATTCTCTCAACTTATTATTTTGGGCCATTTCCATATTTAAAGAAACCGCCGCCAATAAATTAGTAAGATCATGGAATAGACCGGAAGACAAACGCCCAAATTCCGCAAATCTATAAAGTTGCCCCACCTTTTCCATTTGTGTTCTTTTGAGTTCTCGCGTACGCTCTTCAACCTTAACTTCAAGAGAGTCCCGTTCATATTTAAGTTCCGCTTCTGAAGATTTTGCCCGTTTAAGCGCTTTATAAATCTCCCGATTGGAAAGCCAAGATACTGTAGCGATAATTGTAAAAATCACCAAAACCATTATGGTGTCGGAAAAATTCCACCTTTGCTCTCGCCAATATTGATTGGCTGAAAAAATATTGACTCTTTGCAAATAATCAATAGCCAACATCGTTATACCGATAATGGCCGTGGTTAAAAAGGCAAAACGAGTACTGATAAGAATACCGGATATTACTATCACCAGCACATTAATTAGAAGACCGGCGTTTACGTCCACACCGTGCTTATACTCCAAATAACTGGCCAATAAGAAAAAAGTAACCAAAAAAAGATAAGCAGAAATTTTGGGAAACCCCTTGCGGGAAAGAAAAAAGAGCAGACAGAAAAAAGCTAAAATCCCAATAACGACAAATAGAGACAAGGCATTGTTGGTGTATAATTCCGGATCAGCAAAAAATAAACCAAATATATTTATTACAGACGCAATGGAAACTAAAACAATCGCCGCAAATAAAAGGATATTAAGAATAAACTCTTTACGCGCCTGATCTTCATTTTTAGATTTCGGTGCTACAACCTCACGGATAATACCGCTTAAATTTCTCATATGTTTATCTTCTTAATTCTTAAACTAAACATTCCTCTCTCCGTAATGCAAGATAAGGAATGGAAAATTGGAATGTTTAGCCCTCTCTCATTTTAAACTGGCCCCCACGGAGAGCCGATCTCCGCGGCCACCACAATCAATCCGGAAAGAACAGACAGAACTCTGGCTTCTTTATTTGTCAAAATTTCTTTGATAACTTTATTCATATATTTATTTTAAGATTTCTTATTTGTCGGTCCTCCGACCTTTACAAAAAGACCCTCCTTACTCTATTCAATTTTATAACCGCGGCCGGGTATGGTTTGAATAAATTCGCGAATGCCTCGGTGTTTTATTTTTTTACGCAAATTAAGAATATGTGATTCAATCGTATTGGAAAAAGGATCAGCGTCCATATCCCAGACATGTTCAAGAATCATACCTCTGGAGACCACAACACCTTTGTTCTTCATTAAATATTCCAAAAGCATAAACTCCTTACGGGTAAGATATACTTCCTTTTTTCCAACTAACACTTTACTAGCGGCAAAATCCAGAGTCAAATCGCGAATTCTGACTATTTGATCTTCAATCACTTTGGGCCGACGAAGTAACGCTTTAATTCTGGCTAATAGCTCTTTGAAAGAAAATGGTTTGGTCAGATAATCATCAGCTCCCAAATTTAAAAGTTCAACTTTCTTGTTCGTTTCACTAACTACCGAGAGCATAATAATGGGTACCTGTTTTTTGGCTATCCTGATATGTTTACAAACTTCCGCGCCACTGCGTTTTGGCAGCATGTTATCCAAAATTATCAAATCATAATCGTTTGTACAACCAAGCATCATGCCTTTCTGTCCATCTGCGGCAACATCAACCGCGAAACACTCCGATTCCAGCGAATCCTTTAAAGAGTCGGCCAAATCTTTTTCATCTTCAATGATAAGAATTTTCATATGTATGTATAATTTTAATAACTGGTCCTATTATAATTCAACCTACCTTATCAAAAGATAAAGAAAAGATAAAATCCTGATAAAATCCAAAATTTAAGAAGATTTACACGGTTTTCACCGCTTTTTCCAACCTCCTCCGGAACCTATTTTCGTTTATTTTGTCCGCAAAAATCACAGTGAGGCCGGCCACAATACTTTCGGTTGAACCGATGACAGCCAGAATCCAGCCATTGTGCATCAAACCCAGCAAGGATCCGATCATACCCATAATCGGGGCCATTGCCACGCCGATCAAGAGCCCCAGCCGGGCCGGGTTGGTAAAATCTTGGATAAGCGCCATTTTGGTAATGTCCCAATTTTTGGCCATGACAACTTTTTGATTGTGGATTAATTTTTTTAAATTTTTTCTATACATGAAAATTGACTGAATGGCTGTGGTCAAGGACAACGCCACGGCAGACAAACCAAACACCACCCCGCCCCACACTACATGGCCGCTGACAATCAATTCTTCCACAGAAAACGCACCATAAGCGGCCAAAACAAACACCGGAACCAAAATCCAAGACCGCTTGGCCAACTGTATCCATTTAAAACCCGAACCGCGCAAAGCCGTGAGTTCCGCGGCCTCGCCCAATAAATCATCGGCTGAAGCGGCAAACAGCTTGCCAATCCCCTTCACCCACAGTTCTAAAACATGCGCGATTGGACCGATAATTAATAATATTTTTATAATTTCTTGAGCAACCCGGGTTCTTTCTCTGGCATTATCGGCGATAACTCTAAACACGCTGTAATCCACTGCCAGCGGATAAATCAATTCCGAAAGTTCGGACATCAGTTGTTGTTCGGTTGCCGAGATGCCGATATTTTCTTCGTCAATTAAAACCAAGCGCTTAAAACGCAAACGGTCTTTTAAAATTGTTTCCACGGCCTTGTCCAAATCCTCGTTGTGCTTGTTGGCTTCGGCTTGATCTTCAGCCGTGATTATCGGTTGATGTTTATCTTTTAAAAGTTTCGGCAGCCAGGTGACAATATAGTTGCCTTGGCTGTGAACACTGATGGTGTGGATCGCTTTTAAAATATTTTCCGGCGTGCGCAGAACCGTTCGCACCCCGATGGCTTTGCCTTGAGATAAAATCGCCCTTATCTTTTCTTTATACTCCGGATATTTTGAAAAAATATATTGAATCTCAATCGGCAGTTGTTTTACAAAATCACACTCTTCGGGTAGGGATATAACATCCATTTTATATGTACCAATGGGCGAAAACTGGTGTTTTGTTTTGGACATAAATTATTAATTCTGTTTATCAGAGATTGATGAAACGTTTTTCGCCAAGCTATCGCTAGTGCTCAAAACATTTCATCAATCTCTTCTAAAACAAACCTTAAATATGCAATAACGTATTATCCCCCAAAATCATCTTATGAAGACCCCCTGCTCTATCTATAATTGTTACTCCTGAACCGAAGATACTATTATCTATTTTTACCGGGGAATCAATAGTGCATCTGTTTAGTAAAATAGAATTTCCGATTTCAACTTTTTTTATAATACTGCCGGCGCCAATGGTGGTGTTCGGATTTATAATACAATCTTCAAGCGTGCAATTCTCACCGATGATGGCCGGCCCGATAATTTTAACATTTTTATTTGCGGTTGTCCCCACGCCGATTCGCACCTTGCCGGTGATACTGGCGCCGCTTTCAACCGTGCCTTCTATTTTAAACATTTCCGTTGGCGTTTCATCCAGAAGTAATTTATTGGCCACAATCAAATCATCCGGCTTGCCGGTGTCTTTCCACCAGCCGGTGATTTCTTTGTGCCCCACTTTATAATCATTTTTTAACAAATATGAATGGATATCGGAAATTTCATATTCACCGCGCGGACTTTTCTGAATATGATCATAGGCCTTAAAAAATAATTTCGGCCCGTAGAGATAAATTCCGGTAACCGCGAAACTATTAGCCGGATTTTGCGGTTTTTCTATCACGTCAACCAATTTGCCGCTCCCATCAAAAACCGGCACCCCAAACCTTTCTGGATCCGGCACCTTTGACAAGGCCAGCATGCTGTCGTGATTATTTGTGGCGAATTCCTCAATAAAATCTTTCAAACTGCCTAAAATAATATTATCGGAAAGATAAAACATAAACGGATCGTCGCCGATAAACTTTTCCGCCTGTTTCACCACGTTGGCTATGCCCTGCGGCCCGCCCTCTTGTTCAAAAAATTTAATCTTTATCCCCCAATGACCGCCGTCGCCAATCGCTTTGGCCAAATCAGTATCGCCCGGGTTGGTGTTGATAAAAATCTCTTCAATGCCGGCCTCAACCACTTTTTCTATGGCATGAAAAATCATCGGCTTGTTGGCCAAGGGAATCAGGTGTTTATTTATGGTGGAGGTTACCGGTCGCAGTCGCGTGGCTCGTCCCCCGCCGGTTAAAATTGCTTTTTTGATTTTCATACAATAAATAACGCCTTAGCTTACCAGAAAATTATAATTTTGACAAGGGCAAAGTAGGCGGTCATCAGCGGGTTGGCAATATATTTCAAGAGTGGACTATCAATGCTCTTTTCCTCAAAAATCACCTTGCTCACCGCGCTTTTAAGCAATACCTTATCTGATACCATGCGAATACCCTGGATATAGTTTCTTTTTAACAGCCAAATTTTCCAATTGTGCGGCTGGAGCCAGTATTTATACACTTCCAGCCGGGTTTTAAACCAACCGTTCATTATTGAGAAAAATATCAAACCAAGCTCCATTATCAAAGCCATCGGCAAAAGTAGTATCAGAGTCGGCCATTTAAAATACATCAGCATCAGCGCGTAGCGATTTCGTTCCATATAATAAAACTTGTCCTTACTGCGGCTGAACTGATATTTGTGATAAAAAACCGCGTCGGAAACCATAACTGTTTTGTAGCCAACGGCCTTCATGCGCAATGAGTATTCAAGGTCTTCGTGATAGAGAAAAAATTCTGATGTCCACGGACCGTATTTTTTCAGTAGCGGCATTCTCATCAAAAGCGACGCTCCGCTGGCATAGCCGACTTTGGTAATCGGTCCTAACTTCAAATCGGATTTCTTTTTTCTAAAATTCGCGCAGTAGCCAAATCCCAAATAATGAAAAGCATTGCCGGCACTATTTATCAGCTCCGTTTCCGGATAAAGCATTATTAAAGATTGAGTCGCGCCGATTTCTTGGTCTGTTTCCATGGCCTCAACCAATTTTTCCAAACAATCCGCGGCCATAAAGCCGTCATTGTTGTGAAAATACACATAATCAAAATTGTTATCCATGGCCCAGCGTATGCCAACGTTATTGCCGCCAGCAAAACCCAAATTTTCTTTTTGCGGCAGAAGTGTGACATGGGGTATGGAGGTTCCGGATAATGGCAAAACCTTTTCCTGAATAACCCTTAGCGATGACCCCTGCTCCGGATGCGGATTGTCAACAATAATAAATTCAACCTTGTCTTTCGGATAAGTCATTTTCTGTAAAGATGAAATCACATCATCTAAATATCTCTCACTGTCAAAAGAAAGATAAATTATTGCGACTTTTGGAAAATTTTCCACCATAAATTAAACGCTAAAATATTTATGACTGCCCCGCCACTTCCACATATATTTCAGCCAGCTGACCGCATGCGTTCTGGCTAATTTATTTTTGAAAAATCCGTTTATCAAACCGGGCACCTTTGCCGACTCTCTGGCATGGGCATGCAGGATAATTATATCGTGAATATAATAAACAGGCCAACCCATTTCCCACATTGTCCGGCACCAATCGCAATCTTCCATATACATAAAATACCGGCCGTCAAACCAGCCAACCTGGTCAACAACATCTTTTCTAACCAACATGGCCGAACCCTGCACCCAATCAACCGGCCGGGTTTCATTATGATCAAAGTCCTTCATCAACAACCTGTCGGCATATTTTTTTATCCATTTATATTTTCTGTCCCAATCAATATGTTTAAGTGGTTTTATCATTATGGCCGGCAAATCAAAGCGATAGCAGGAAAATTGTAATGTCCAATCCGGATTAAGCAGTTTTGGCCCGATACAGCCGATTTTGGGATGTTCATCCATAAATTTAATCATGCGCTCAATTGTTTTTGTGCTTTCCGGCACCCTGGCATCCGGATTTAAAACAAAATAATATCTGGCCGGGACTTCGGCAAATGCTTTGGTATTACCCCTGCCGAATCCGACATTGCCGCCGCAATCAAGATATTTAACTTGCGGAAATTTTTCCGCCAGAGCTTCTTTGAGGCCGTCTTTATTTTCCGAATTATCGGCAACGGTTATTTGAATGTCAAAAGCAGTGCCGCTTATATCCTTAAAAATTGTATCTAAAGCGGTTAGAACATCATCTTTGGACAAGTAATTGAGCAGAACTAAATGTAAATCCTTCATACCTTTCTATTTTTTCTAATCCAGGCGCGCTTTCTGGCCAACTCATGCCTATCGCGCCATATTTGACCAAGCCCGGACAAAACCTTGCGGTCATATATTAAAAACCAGACAAACTTCTTGAATTCATACCATAAAATGGCCAAAAAATCAAGAGTATGGTTCTGCTTGGAGATACTTTTATACAAGGTCATTAAATGGTTTTTATAGCTGTTGTACTTGATCAATTCCGACTGTGTCTGTTTATTTTTAGCCGCCGAAGTGTCTTTTAGCTCTTTTGGTCCGGCCGCGGAGCGATCATGAAAGGCCACAGCATCCAAAACCGTATAAGATTTCCAGCCGGCCGAAGCCAATCTGAAAGCCAAGTCAACATCTTCTTTATAAGATCCATAAAGGTCATCAAAAATGGTTTCATCCTCATAGGCCACATTTTTTAAGGCCGACCATCTGTACATTGGCAGGGCGCCGGAAACGCCAAACACAGGCATCGCTGACTTTCCAACCGGCGAATCTTGTATATCAACCACCCTCCCATTTTTAAAAACTTTAAGTCCAAGCGAATCAATGTCTTGAGTAAAGGATGTATCCAAACTATTTTTTTCATCAATCGCCGAAAAATTCCATTTTAATAATTTTGGAGTGACCGCTCCCGCGTCTTGATTTTTATCCAAAAATTCGGTTAATTTTGCTATACAATCAGCCATTAAATACATATCCTGATTTAGAAGCAAAACATAATCTGAATTATTTTTTAAAAATAATTGATTATGAGCGCGGGCAAAACCGATATTTTCTTTACTCTCAAAAAATTCTGTATGAACACTAAAGTTGTTCAATTGATTTTTTATCTGTTCTACAGTGT from Patescibacteria group bacterium includes these protein-coding regions:
- a CDS encoding glucose-1-phosphate thymidylyltransferase — encoded protein: MKIKKAILTGGGRATRLRPVTSTINKHLIPLANKPMIFHAIEKVVEAGIEEIFINTNPGDTDLAKAIGDGGHWGIKIKFFEQEGGPQGIANVVKQAEKFIGDDPFMFYLSDNIILGSLKDFIEEFATNNHDSMLALSKVPDPERFGVPVFDGSGKLVDVIEKPQNPANSFAVTGIYLYGPKLFFKAYDHIQKSPRGEYEISDIHSYLLKNDYKVGHKEITGWWKDTGKPDDLIVANKLLLDETPTEMFKIEGTVESGASITGKVRIGVGTTANKNVKIIGPAIIGENCTLEDCIINPNTTIGAGSIIKKVEIGNSILLNRCTIDSPVKIDNSIFGSGVTIIDRAGGLHKMILGDNTLLHI
- a CDS encoding glycosyltransferase family 2 protein — encoded protein: MKLSIQLVTWNGGKYMPFLFESLRNQTYKDWQLYIFDNGSQDDTVEQIKNQLNNFSVHTEFFESKENIGFARAHNQLFLKNNSDYVLLLNQDMYLMADCIAKLTEFLDKNQDAGAVTPKLLKWNFSAIDEKNSLDTSFTQDIDSLGLKVFKNGRVVDIQDSPVGKSAMPVFGVSGALPMYRWSALKNVAYEDETIFDDLYGSYKEDVDLAFRLASAGWKSYTVLDAVAFHDRSAAGPKELKDTSAAKNKQTQSELIKYNSYKNHLMTLYKSISKQNHTLDFLAILWYEFKKFVWFLIYDRKVLSGLGQIWRDRHELARKRAWIRKNRKV
- a CDS encoding HAMP domain-containing sensor histidine kinase codes for the protein MRNLSGIIREVVAPKSKNEDQARKEFILNILLFAAIVLVSIASVINIFGLFFADPELYTNNALSLFVVIGILAFFCLLFFLSRKGFPKISAYLFLVTFFLLASYLEYKHGVDVNAGLLINVLVIVISGILISTRFAFLTTAIIGITMLAIDYLQRVNIFSANQYWREQRWNFSDTIMVLVIFTIIATVSWLSNREIYKALKRAKSSEAELKYERDSLEVKVEERTRELKRTQMEKVGQLYRFAEFGRLSSGLFHDLTNLLAAVSLNMEMAQNNKLRELDQTKSYLERAISANGRMKNFIEAIRRQISGQGSDMLFSLNEEIKQVIQILSYRGRKLNVGIEFTAPAEIQTFGSAVKFNQIVTNLIANAVDAYTNIGSDNIFVPKVHVSLLIESGMVTLAVEDWGCGIPQELLNKIFEPFFTTKDPSIGTGIGLSLTKRMVEEDLGGTINVESNIGSGRWHTTFIIKFTQKGG
- a CDS encoding host-nuclease inhibitor Gam family protein produces the protein MAKKKIVDKAPHQVKMPAKPDYEVYIPENLVEAANILTRIAAEQREINSIENVLNDGVAVLQKKAMAFASSHNRTIAGLVRGLFIFADANRETLTEGGKTKTIQVPTGSFGWRLNPPSVHLRDKKAVIKALKKMGLKRFVRIVEDPNKEAMLEEPAVAVTVPGVKIKQEEIFSVKPNTLEVGVEADVKDMRVGQKPTKK
- a CDS encoding glycosyltransferase family 2 protein; the encoded protein is MVENFPKVAIIYLSFDSERYLDDVISSLQKMTYPKDKVEFIIVDNPHPEQGSSLRVIQEKVLPLSGTSIPHVTLLPQKENLGFAGGNNVGIRWAMDNNFDYVYFHNNDGFMAADCLEKLVEAMETDQEIGATQSLIMLYPETELINSAGNAFHYLGFGYCANFRKKKSDLKLGPITKVGYASGASLLMRMPLLKKYGPWTSEFFLYHEDLEYSLRMKAVGYKTVMVSDAVFYHKYQFSRSKDKFYYMERNRYALMLMYFKWPTLILLLPMALIMELGLIFFSIMNGWFKTRLEVYKYWLQPHNWKIWLLKRNYIQGIRMVSDKVLLKSAVSKVIFEEKSIDSPLLKYIANPLMTAYFALVKIIIFW
- a CDS encoding response regulator transcription factor; this translates as MKILIIEDEKDLADSLKDSLESECFAVDVAADGQKGMMLGCTNDYDLIILDNMLPKRSGAEVCKHIRIAKKQVPIIMLSVVSETNKKVELLNLGADDYLTKPFSFKELLARIKALLRRPKVIEDQIVRIRDLTLDFAASKVLVGKKEVYLTRKEFMLLEYLMKNKGVVVSRGMILEHVWDMDADPFSNTIESHILNLRKKIKHRGIREFIQTIPGRGYKIE
- a CDS encoding glycosyltransferase family 2 protein — encoded protein: MKDLHLVLLNYLSKDDVLTALDTIFKDISGTAFDIQITVADNSENKDGLKEALAEKFPQVKYLDCGGNVGFGRGNTKAFAEVPARYYFVLNPDARVPESTKTIERMIKFMDEHPKIGCIGPKLLNPDWTLQFSCYRFDLPAIMIKPLKHIDWDRKYKWIKKYADRLLMKDFDHNETRPVDWVQGSAMLVRKDVVDQVGWFDGRYFMYMEDCDWCRTMWEMGWPVYYIHDIIILHAHARESAKVPGLINGFFKNKLARTHAVSWLKYMWKWRGSHKYFSV